The DNA sequence TTTCCGTCTATCATCAACATCTGAGGCTTAGTCTTCAAATGCAAAACAGATCTGCCCATAGCCCTGAAAGTGGCCTGTAGGATATTTATTCTGTCCACTAACTGAGCACGGCTAACTCCTAAAGCCCAGCAGACAGCCTGCTCTTTGATAGCATCTGCCAACCGATCACGGGTCGCTTCATCTATTTTCTTTGAATCTGTCAGCCCCGGCAAATCATAATCCGCAGGTAAAATAACAGCACCAGCAACCACAGGCCCGGCCAGACATCCACGCCCCGCTTCATCGATGCCTGCCATGACTAAATCATCACAGGTCATTCCGGGCAGCATATTTCCATCCAATTTGGACCTCCGGCATTATGAATTGCTTAAAATTAAATATGTTAATTGTGAAGAGTATGATATCTTCACTTCCCGCAACTTATGTACTGTGATCAGCCACTTTCAAAAACTTCCCACCTAAAAAAAGTAAAAAAACCGTCTGACCCGAGCTATGTAAGTCCGGGAGAGACGGTTTTTAATACTATATTTGCGAACCATTGCCGGACATTTTGTCCAGCAGGGCGCAGCGCGAAGCTCAACGCTTCGGGGGCTACCAAGCCTGTTTGGACTTGATGCGTGCTGCTTTACCTTTAAGGCCACGCAGGTAGTAAATACGGCTACGACGTACTTTACCTTCAGAGACAACCTCTACACGTTCAATGTAGGGTGAATGTACGGAAAAAATACGTTCTACACCGATACCGTCAGACATCTTACGGACGGTGAAAGTGGAATCAGTGGTACCTTTACGGACACGCAGAACAGCACCCTGGAAAACCTGAATACGTTCTTTTTCACCTTCGATAATACGCAGGTGTACCTTTACAGTGTCACCTGCTTTGAAAGCAGGCATATCAAGACGCATGTGTTCGCGTTCGATCTTTGAAATTACGTTCATATC is a window from the Maridesulfovibrio zosterae DSM 11974 genome containing:
- a CDS encoding ribonuclease HII produces the protein MDGNMLPGMTCDDLVMAGIDEAGRGCLAGPVVAGAVILPADYDLPGLTDSKKIDEATRDRLADAIKEQAVCWALGVSRAQLVDRINILQATFRAMGRSVLHLKTKPQMLMIDGNKTIPSQYLNRESGYRQEAVVKGDLKVPAISAASILAKTFRDSLMVQLDKRYPGYGFAVHKGYGTKVHLGAIRELGPCLIHRVTFKGVLPDKKVKKQESMCLPGI
- the rplS gene encoding 50S ribosomal protein L19; its protein translation is MNVISKIEREHMRLDMPAFKAGDTVKVHLRIIEGEKERIQVFQGAVLRVRKGTTDSTFTVRKMSDGIGVERIFSVHSPYIERVEVVSEGKVRRSRIYYLRGLKGKAARIKSKQAW